A genomic stretch from Telmatocola sphagniphila includes:
- a CDS encoding GspE/PulE family protein, translating to MQLAQKLASQGLLSEADLRRLGEFRVAEPDKPIHEIIIEKGLAKEDAVLKILGEEFGMEVVDLSNATIPPETLALMPTKFVHRKYLLPVSQSSGTLVVATSDPYDVYSLDELQTLTGLEIQPVLASQREILRLIKTYFGLGGETVSAMVADRDDVELLEQLEADDSELAKQAQEASVVKLVNDILIEAANERASDIHIEPEETSLRIRYRIDGLLQTQVLPPEMRQFQSAIISRIKIMSRLNIAEKRLPQDGRIKMRVQGREIDVRVSIIPMVHGEGICMRLLDKGRMVFNLANCGMLPDIHSTFKQLIDRPHGIVLVTGPTGSGKSTTLYSALNEIKDEVTKIITVEDPVEYQQPGISQIQTHAKIGLTFAAALRSILRHDPDVILIGEMRDLETAQSAIQASLTGHLVFSTLHTNDSPSAFTRLIDMGVEPFLVGSTVEGVMAQRLVRTICPDCKTDFIPEKEEVPIDFPGLKEGVMPTIKRGAGCKACRNSGYRGRTGIHELLVNGESMKDLVVQRVNSGVIRAEALKNGMLTLRQTGWRKVMLGQTTIDEVGRVTAGDLN from the coding sequence ATGCAACTGGCACAGAAGTTAGCATCACAGGGGCTATTGTCCGAGGCGGATCTCCGTCGGTTGGGTGAGTTTCGTGTTGCTGAGCCCGATAAACCGATTCACGAAATCATTATCGAGAAGGGACTGGCCAAGGAAGACGCCGTTCTGAAGATTCTGGGCGAAGAGTTCGGAATGGAGGTCGTCGACCTTTCCAACGCCACGATTCCGCCGGAAACTCTGGCTCTGATGCCCACCAAGTTCGTGCATCGCAAATATTTGCTGCCTGTATCGCAGAGCAGTGGGACGCTCGTCGTTGCGACCAGCGATCCTTACGACGTCTACTCGCTGGACGAACTCCAGACGCTGACCGGTTTGGAAATTCAACCGGTCCTGGCAAGTCAGAGAGAAATTCTCCGCTTGATCAAGACCTACTTCGGGTTGGGTGGGGAAACGGTCAGCGCGATGGTCGCCGACCGCGACGACGTCGAACTTCTGGAACAACTCGAAGCGGACGACAGCGAACTGGCCAAACAGGCCCAGGAAGCCTCGGTCGTCAAGCTGGTGAATGATATTCTGATTGAAGCCGCAAATGAGCGGGCCAGCGATATCCACATCGAGCCCGAGGAAACGAGTCTGCGAATTCGTTACCGAATCGACGGTTTGCTGCAAACGCAGGTTCTTCCACCCGAAATGCGGCAGTTCCAAAGCGCTATCATCAGCCGTATCAAAATCATGTCCCGTCTGAATATCGCCGAAAAGCGGCTACCCCAGGACGGCCGTATCAAGATGCGGGTTCAAGGTCGGGAAATTGACGTTCGTGTTTCCATCATCCCAATGGTGCACGGCGAAGGTATCTGTATGCGTCTTTTGGATAAAGGACGCATGGTGTTCAACCTCGCCAACTGCGGGATGCTTCCCGACATTCACAGTACTTTCAAACAACTGATCGATCGTCCGCACGGTATCGTTCTGGTCACCGGCCCCACGGGCTCCGGGAAAAGTACGACTCTGTATAGTGCGCTCAACGAAATCAAGGATGAAGTCACCAAGATCATCACGGTGGAAGATCCGGTTGAATACCAGCAGCCGGGCATCAGCCAGATTCAAACGCACGCTAAAATTGGCCTGACGTTTGCCGCCGCCTTACGATCCATTCTGCGTCACGATCCCGACGTCATTCTGATCGGCGAAATGCGTGACTTGGAGACGGCCCAAAGTGCCATTCAAGCCTCCCTGACCGGGCACTTGGTATTCAGTACCCTTCACACCAACGATTCTCCCAGCGCGTTCACTCGTCTTATTGATATGGGCGTGGAGCCCTTCCTGGTCGGTAGTACGGTGGAAGGCGTCATGGCTCAACGTTTGGTTCGAACCATCTGCCCCGACTGCAAAACCGACTTTATTCCTGAAAAAGAAGAGGTTCCCATCGATTTCCCCGGCCTGAAAGAAGGGGTGATGCCGACTATCAAGAGAGGGGCGGGCTGCAAAGCCTGCCGCAACTCGGGGTATCGCGGTCGAACCGGTATCCACGAACTTCTGGTGAACGGCGAATCGATGAAGGATCTGGTCGTGCAGCGAGTCAACTCGGGGGTGATTCGAGCTGAAGCTTTGAAGAATGGGATGCTGACTCTCCGGCAGACCGGCTGGCGAAAAGTGATGCTGGGGCAGACCACCATCGACGAAGTAGGACGTGTGACCGCAGGGGACTTGAACTAA
- a CDS encoding DUF1501 domain-containing protein gives MLVIPGQPGRDLCDSHLGVSRRDLLRVGGSALMGVTLGGLLEKKALSAKEGKSGGGPGWGKAKSIVLVYLQGGPSHLDMWDPKDNVSDKVRSVFSAIDTKIAGVKYTEILPKLAQVNDKFTLIRSMSYTPNGLFNHTAAIYQMMTGYTTDKVSPSGQLEPPDPKDFPNFGANICRLKPASTPTLPFVMLPRPLQESNVVGKGGTAGFLGRAYDPYTLYPDGDDMDMSKMDRIKVEDLKLRQDVFVNRLERRAKLRDTINAGMPSIDNAVKDYHLNEYYDQALNLVLSGKAREAFNLDKESATLRADYGRNTFGQSLLLARRLIEAGTRVVEVVWPKVANSDNHSWDHHVGLTDRMKKQSGPMFDTGLAAFIKDLDARGLLSETLVVCIGEFGRSPQKGVSTSGNGNSADGRDHWPYCYTGLVAGAGIRRGAIYGESDNTASSPRKDPVHPGELLATIYHAFGIDPETMVLNHLKQPRELVQAKAIPKLFG, from the coding sequence ATGCTAGTCATCCCAGGTCAACCGGGTCGCGACCTCTGCGATTCTCACCTAGGAGTCAGTCGTCGCGATTTGCTTCGCGTCGGTGGCTCCGCCTTAATGGGGGTGACACTGGGCGGCTTGCTCGAGAAAAAAGCCCTCAGTGCCAAAGAAGGCAAGTCGGGCGGCGGCCCCGGTTGGGGCAAAGCCAAGAGCATTGTCCTGGTCTATCTGCAAGGTGGTCCCAGCCATCTCGATATGTGGGATCCCAAGGATAATGTCTCCGATAAGGTCCGGAGCGTTTTCTCCGCCATCGACACTAAAATCGCCGGTGTCAAATACACGGAAATTCTTCCGAAACTGGCTCAGGTGAACGATAAGTTTACTTTGATCCGTTCCATGAGCTATACCCCCAACGGCCTGTTTAATCACACGGCCGCCATCTATCAGATGATGACCGGGTATACGACGGATAAAGTTAGTCCCTCCGGCCAACTGGAACCACCCGACCCTAAAGATTTCCCGAATTTCGGGGCAAATATCTGCCGTCTGAAACCAGCATCGACACCAACGCTACCATTTGTCATGCTGCCGCGACCCTTGCAGGAATCGAACGTCGTGGGCAAAGGCGGGACCGCCGGCTTTTTAGGACGGGCGTACGATCCTTACACGCTCTATCCCGACGGCGACGACATGGACATGAGCAAGATGGATCGCATTAAAGTCGAAGATCTCAAACTTCGGCAGGATGTGTTCGTCAATCGGTTGGAACGGCGAGCGAAGCTCCGCGATACCATTAATGCCGGCATGCCCTCGATCGATAATGCCGTGAAGGACTATCACCTGAACGAGTACTACGATCAGGCACTGAATCTGGTGCTTTCGGGCAAGGCTCGCGAAGCGTTCAATCTCGATAAAGAATCGGCGACCCTCCGGGCGGATTATGGCAGAAATACCTTTGGTCAAAGCCTTTTGCTGGCCCGCCGTTTGATCGAAGCCGGCACGCGCGTCGTCGAAGTGGTCTGGCCGAAAGTCGCCAATTCCGACAACCATTCCTGGGACCATCACGTCGGACTGACCGATCGAATGAAAAAGCAATCGGGACCGATGTTCGATACCGGCTTGGCCGCTTTCATCAAAGATCTGGACGCTCGCGGCCTGCTCAGCGAAACGCTGGTTGTCTGCATCGGGGAATTTGGCCGCAGCCCACAGAAAGGCGTCAGCACCTCCGGTAACGGGAATAGTGCGGATGGCCGCGACCACTGGCCGTACTGCTACACCGGTTTGGTGGCTGGGGCCGGAATTCGTCGCGGTGCGATCTACGGGGAATCGGACAACACCGCTTCCAGTCCACGAAAAGACCCAGTCCATCCAGGTGAACTTCTGGCGACAATTTACCATGCGTTCGGTATCGATCCCGAGACGATGGTCCTCAATCACCTGAAGCAGCCTCGAGAACTGGTGCAAGCAAAGGCCATTCCCAAGCTGTTCGGCTGA
- a CDS encoding type II secretion system F family protein: MPEFAYEAVGRTGARDTGVLTANSERDAAVQLDGRGLCPVRITPVVSKHAPSTGKKVKPRVMATFYAQLADLLNSGVPLLRSLEILTKQDAHPVLTEVLKELRTKVADGTSLADSMRSYPNVFNELSVSMVMAGQEGGFLEDVLHRIAEFTEAQEELKAKVVGALAYPVFLAGAGFLVLNGLIIFFVPQFEPIFDKLKSNGELPTITIWLLAVSHFMQGYWYLIVGMFFGAIWLYRRWVRSEAGRYRMDRIRLKLPGFGKLHLSLCLSRFTRILGTMLRNGIPILKALEISKDSAGNKVLSNAIHESAENITAGQRLADPFRRCKYFPHDVVEMIAVGEESNSLEKVLVDIANGLERRTARQLELFVRLLEPVMLLVMAAVILAVVIALLLPIFKMSSAVSS; this comes from the coding sequence ATGCCGGAATTTGCATATGAAGCCGTGGGGCGAACGGGAGCACGCGATACCGGTGTTCTCACCGCCAACTCCGAACGGGATGCCGCCGTGCAGCTCGATGGCCGGGGACTTTGTCCGGTCCGCATCACGCCGGTTGTATCGAAGCATGCCCCTTCGACCGGAAAAAAAGTCAAACCTCGAGTGATGGCGACCTTTTATGCCCAGCTCGCCGATCTTCTCAATTCCGGTGTGCCATTACTGCGATCGCTGGAAATTCTCACCAAGCAGGATGCCCATCCCGTCCTGACGGAAGTCCTCAAAGAGCTCCGCACCAAAGTGGCGGATGGGACTTCGCTCGCCGATTCGATGCGATCCTACCCGAACGTCTTCAATGAACTCTCGGTCAGCATGGTCATGGCCGGTCAGGAAGGGGGCTTCCTGGAGGATGTGCTGCACCGCATCGCGGAGTTCACGGAAGCTCAGGAAGAGTTGAAGGCGAAAGTGGTTGGTGCTCTGGCGTATCCGGTATTTCTCGCGGGAGCCGGTTTCCTCGTACTCAACGGCCTGATTATCTTCTTCGTTCCACAATTCGAGCCGATTTTCGACAAATTGAAATCGAACGGTGAATTGCCGACCATCACGATCTGGTTGCTGGCCGTCAGTCACTTCATGCAGGGCTATTGGTATTTGATCGTAGGGATGTTCTTCGGTGCGATCTGGCTCTACCGGCGCTGGGTCCGCAGTGAGGCCGGGCGGTATCGCATGGATCGAATCCGGCTCAAATTACCCGGCTTCGGCAAACTCCATTTGAGCCTCTGTCTTTCGCGATTTACCCGAATTCTCGGGACGATGCTCCGAAATGGGATTCCGATCCTCAAAGCCCTGGAAATTTCCAAGGACTCCGCTGGCAATAAAGTGCTTTCCAATGCTATTCACGAATCGGCGGAGAATATTACCGCCGGGCAAAGATTGGCCGATCCGTTCCGACGGTGCAAGTACTTCCCCCACGATGTGGTGGAAATGATCGCGGTCGGCGAAGAAAGTAACAGCTTGGAAAAAGTGCTGGTGGATATCGCAAACGGGCTGGAACGTAGAACGGCACGGCAACTGGAACTCTTCGTGCGACTTCTGGAACCTGTGATGCTTCTGGTGATGGCGGCTGTCATTCTGGCGGTCGTTATCGCTTTACTGCTACCAATCTTTAAGATGAGTAGTGCAGTCAGCAGCTAA
- a CDS encoding aminotransferase-like domain-containing protein → MQQSRFGFSEVSKRTPESPISYFMQQAVENQDIISLAAGLVDTGSLPVQEISSALNDILGDPTKAREALQYGTTQGHLPLREKIAKHLASLDKSSTTFSPKDIVVTTGSQQLLYILSEVLIDEGDIVITEAPSYFVYQAVLAGRGAEVVSIPMDEEGMQIHALEERLKQIEAAGNLPRIKIIYTVDYYQNPSGRTLSLARRKELMALMNRWSNRLRAVIVEDAAYRELRFDGPDIPSLKSMDPENKFVVYAGTFSKPCSPGLKSGYALMPTELVRPILIIKANHDFGSSNLTQHTVDRLLENGDYQKHVLELQEVYGKKSRVMLEALESNFAAYPEVTWTKPTGGMFVWLKLPEHISTGLQSEFLKAAMSEGVLYVPGIFAYRGAGPLPDSEMRITYGDASVDRIREGIHRLKKAYLRVKDTKPAPARTASSPKPALV, encoded by the coding sequence ATGCAGCAATCCCGTTTTGGATTTTCCGAAGTCAGCAAGCGGACCCCAGAGTCACCCATTAGCTACTTCATGCAGCAGGCTGTCGAAAATCAGGATATCATCAGTCTGGCCGCCGGGTTGGTCGACACCGGATCGTTACCCGTTCAGGAAATCTCTTCGGCTCTCAACGATATTCTGGGCGATCCCACCAAAGCCCGCGAAGCTTTGCAATATGGCACGACCCAGGGACACTTGCCCCTCCGTGAAAAGATTGCCAAACACTTGGCGAGTCTCGACAAGTCGAGCACGACGTTTAGCCCGAAGGACATCGTAGTCACCACAGGCTCCCAGCAACTTCTGTATATCCTCAGCGAAGTCCTCATCGATGAAGGGGATATCGTTATTACCGAGGCCCCCAGCTACTTCGTCTATCAGGCGGTACTGGCCGGTCGCGGAGCGGAAGTGGTTAGTATTCCCATGGACGAAGAGGGAATGCAAATTCACGCCCTGGAAGAAAGGCTGAAGCAGATCGAAGCAGCCGGGAATCTACCCCGGATCAAAATCATCTACACTGTGGATTATTATCAGAATCCGTCAGGCCGAACGCTGAGCCTGGCTCGCCGTAAGGAACTGATGGCCCTGATGAATCGCTGGTCGAATCGGCTCCGAGCCGTGATCGTCGAAGATGCCGCTTATCGCGAACTTCGTTTCGATGGTCCCGATATCCCCAGCTTGAAGAGCATGGATCCCGAAAACAAATTTGTGGTTTACGCCGGGACTTTCTCCAAACCCTGTTCTCCCGGGCTGAAGAGCGGCTACGCTTTGATGCCGACCGAATTGGTTCGGCCCATTCTGATTATCAAAGCCAACCACGATTTCGGATCGAGCAACCTGACGCAGCACACAGTTGACCGGCTTCTGGAGAATGGGGATTATCAGAAACATGTGCTCGAATTGCAGGAAGTCTATGGCAAGAAGAGCCGGGTGATGCTGGAGGCACTCGAGTCGAATTTCGCCGCCTACCCGGAAGTGACCTGGACCAAGCCGACCGGGGGCATGTTCGTATGGTTAAAGTTGCCGGAGCATATCTCCACAGGGCTTCAAAGCGAATTTCTGAAGGCCGCCATGTCCGAAGGGGTACTTTATGTCCCTGGGATCTTCGCTTATCGCGGGGCAGGTCCACTGCCGGATAGCGAAATGCGTATCACCTATGGCGATGCCTCGGTCGATCGAATCCGCGAAGGCATTCATCGTTTGAAAAAGGCTTATTTGCGAGTGAAAGATACAAAACCGGCCCCCGCTCGCACCGCGAGCAGCCCGAAACCGGCTCTTGTCTAA
- a CDS encoding DUF1549 domain-containing protein, with the protein MTRPTLSALCLLVLPIFAWAEEPKTPPAKISFSKQIMPIFQANCVGCHQPAKARGDYLMTSFEKLIASGESQKKAIVAGHPEQSNLVAQIMPDAKGKARMPEKKKPLEPAEIDLIKKWILEGASDDTPTNARAKFDSDHPPIYTRQPVISGLDYSPDGKYLAVTGFHEVLLWNSDGSKLESRLIGLAERIQSLRFSPNGKLLAVAGGLPGRAGEIQIWDVEKKKLKLSHSVTFDTLYGVSWSPDSSKVAFGCADNTVRVIDTSSGEQVLYQGSHSDWALDTCFTNDGTHVISVSRDRTVKLTELASQRFIDNITSITPGGLKGGLICVAKHPKREEIVIGGADGQPKVYRVYRQTARVIGDDANLVRELPPMTGRVNGLAVSADGKRIAAVSSLDGKGQISVYGYEFNPDLPGDLRQINQKVVNTRSQGEKDKLAEFLKKDIKRYANVENVKTALFAVAFHPNSKQLAVAGADGVIRLVNPETGKTEKEFSAITLQVATQSTEPSKTEVTKVSYKSTGDIKQSHKVDFIQDVQPILSRMGCNAGTCHGSAQGKNGFKLSLRGYDPIFDVRALTDELASRRVNIASPDDSLLLLKITNAVPHVGGQLTKPGDPYYQILRNWIEQGAGLDLNAPRVVSIEVTPQNPVIEKIGDAQPLTVIAKFADGKTRDVTKEAFLDSGNTETATVDRSAKMTAIRRGEAAVLARYEGAYAATTLTVMGDRTGFEWKEPEKYNRIDELVANKWKRLKIQPSELCSDTDFIRRVYLDLTGLPPTAQAVRDFVADKQPTRNKREQLIQKLIGSADYVEFWTNKWADLLQVNRKFLGTDGAAEFRKWIRTEVQKNTPYNEFVTKILTANGSNKENPPASYFKILRDPTAMMENTTHLFLGVRFNCNKCHDHPFERWTQDQYYQTSAYFARVQLAADPKAGGQNIGGTDVERPKPLYEIVSEKKDGEVTHDRTGQPAVPKFPYPAAHEAKGDSRRVELAAWITSPDNPYFARSFVNRLWGYTFGTGIIEPIDDIRAGNPPTNPELLDYLTREFIQSNFNVQHVLKLIVSSRTYQLSIDTNKWNEDDKINFAHGNARRLPAEVLFDAVQRVTGAQSHFPGVKAGIRAAELPDSGIELPDGFLNNLGRPVRESACECERSAGLQLGPVMALVNGRTIGDSIAQDNNALAQLVAKIPEDRKLIDELFLRILNRPPTAKEVDQTIAAWNEIDVDHQTLTKALAAYEKELAPKREKAEQDRLTQLERAKKELAQYERELEPILKKREEERQKKIQDMEAKFNSFQKDYEKKIFEIEKKFKDEVEWVILDPKTFAGAKENVKLTKLDDKSLLAEKSVAKSNYSITADTNLKGISAFRLELLTTEKAPMKGPGFGPGNGNFVLTQFEVTLGEGKDAKKLKLKSAQSDFSQDNFTAASTIDGQINGGKGWAAAPALGVGHWITFELDKPIDQDGLKTLTFNLLQRFDGGNHCIARFRLSAAVAKKPVGLSISEEWKQILKTPLEKRSAEQKQMSLKYFQLTDVNYRNKVNEMNLARQPLPVDAKLKELKDRVELAGRPLPQDAKLVQMKQDFEISQRQLANKRLTGVQDLAWALINSPAFLFNR; encoded by the coding sequence ATGACTCGACCGACACTCTCCGCATTATGTTTGCTGGTTTTGCCGATATTCGCTTGGGCCGAAGAACCCAAAACGCCACCGGCCAAGATCAGTTTTTCAAAGCAGATTATGCCCATATTCCAGGCGAACTGCGTCGGCTGCCATCAGCCGGCCAAGGCTCGCGGCGACTATCTCATGACGAGCTTTGAAAAGCTGATCGCCAGCGGCGAAAGCCAGAAAAAAGCGATTGTGGCCGGGCATCCCGAACAGAGCAATCTGGTAGCCCAAATTATGCCGGACGCCAAGGGGAAAGCCCGAATGCCGGAGAAGAAAAAACCGCTTGAACCGGCCGAGATCGACTTGATAAAAAAATGGATCCTTGAAGGGGCCAGCGACGATACGCCGACAAATGCTCGCGCTAAGTTCGATTCCGATCATCCGCCGATCTACACCCGCCAGCCAGTGATCTCCGGCCTCGATTATTCCCCTGATGGCAAATATCTCGCCGTGACCGGTTTCCACGAGGTTCTGCTGTGGAACAGCGACGGCAGCAAACTGGAAAGTCGTCTCATTGGTTTGGCGGAACGAATTCAGTCGCTACGGTTTTCGCCGAATGGGAAACTTCTGGCAGTGGCCGGTGGTTTGCCGGGCCGAGCAGGCGAAATTCAGATCTGGGACGTCGAAAAGAAGAAATTGAAACTGTCCCACTCCGTAACTTTCGACACTCTTTACGGGGTTTCCTGGTCTCCCGACAGCAGCAAGGTGGCTTTCGGTTGTGCCGACAACACAGTCCGAGTGATAGATACTTCCTCGGGAGAGCAGGTGCTTTATCAAGGTTCGCATAGCGACTGGGCGCTGGATACCTGCTTTACGAATGATGGTACGCACGTGATTTCGGTCAGCCGGGATCGGACGGTCAAACTTACAGAACTGGCTTCGCAGCGGTTTATCGACAACATTACCAGTATTACGCCGGGAGGCCTCAAGGGGGGTCTCATCTGCGTCGCCAAACATCCTAAACGGGAAGAAATCGTCATCGGCGGGGCCGATGGCCAACCAAAAGTTTATCGCGTGTATCGTCAAACGGCTCGAGTCATCGGGGATGATGCAAATCTGGTTCGCGAACTTCCTCCCATGACTGGCCGAGTGAACGGCCTGGCCGTTTCCGCGGATGGCAAGCGGATTGCCGCCGTGAGCAGTCTGGATGGCAAAGGCCAAATCAGTGTTTACGGTTATGAATTCAATCCCGATCTGCCGGGGGATCTTCGCCAAATCAATCAGAAGGTCGTGAATACCCGTTCGCAGGGCGAGAAAGACAAGCTGGCCGAGTTTCTGAAGAAAGACATCAAACGGTATGCGAATGTGGAGAACGTGAAAACGGCTCTGTTTGCCGTCGCTTTCCACCCGAACAGCAAGCAGCTGGCTGTCGCCGGAGCGGATGGCGTTATCCGACTGGTGAATCCGGAAACGGGAAAGACCGAGAAAGAATTCTCGGCCATCACGTTGCAAGTCGCCACTCAAAGTACTGAACCCTCGAAGACAGAAGTCACCAAGGTTTCTTACAAGTCGACTGGGGACATCAAACAGTCCCACAAAGTGGACTTCATTCAGGATGTTCAGCCGATTCTCTCGCGCATGGGTTGCAATGCCGGAACCTGCCACGGCTCGGCCCAGGGCAAAAATGGCTTCAAATTGTCTCTGCGCGGCTACGACCCGATTTTCGACGTCCGCGCCTTAACCGATGAACTGGCCAGCCGACGAGTCAATATTGCTTCTCCGGACGATAGCTTGCTGCTGCTCAAGATTACTAATGCTGTTCCGCACGTCGGCGGACAATTGACCAAGCCGGGCGATCCTTACTACCAGATCCTCCGCAATTGGATCGAGCAGGGGGCGGGTCTGGACCTGAATGCTCCTCGGGTGGTTTCCATTGAAGTGACACCGCAGAATCCGGTCATCGAAAAAATCGGCGATGCCCAGCCACTGACTGTAATTGCAAAATTCGCTGACGGGAAGACCCGTGATGTAACCAAAGAAGCTTTCCTGGATTCCGGGAATACCGAAACCGCCACGGTTGATCGCAGTGCCAAGATGACGGCCATCCGACGGGGCGAGGCGGCCGTGCTGGCTCGTTATGAAGGAGCCTATGCCGCTACTACTTTAACGGTCATGGGAGATCGCACTGGTTTCGAATGGAAAGAACCAGAGAAGTACAATCGAATTGATGAACTGGTCGCCAATAAATGGAAACGCCTGAAGATTCAGCCTTCGGAGTTGTGCAGCGACACCGATTTCATCCGCCGTGTCTATCTCGATTTGACAGGCCTGCCGCCCACCGCTCAGGCTGTTCGCGACTTTGTGGCTGATAAACAGCCCACGCGGAACAAGCGGGAACAATTAATCCAAAAGCTTATCGGTAGCGCGGACTATGTGGAATTCTGGACCAATAAGTGGGCCGATTTGTTACAGGTGAATCGCAAATTCCTCGGCACCGATGGCGCGGCCGAGTTCCGCAAATGGATTCGAACCGAAGTGCAGAAGAACACGCCTTATAACGAGTTCGTCACGAAAATCTTGACGGCCAACGGTTCCAATAAGGAAAATCCCCCGGCCAGTTACTTCAAGATTTTGCGCGATCCCACGGCCATGATGGAGAACACCACCCATCTGTTCCTGGGCGTTCGCTTCAACTGCAACAAGTGCCACGATCACCCGTTCGAACGCTGGACGCAGGACCAATACTACCAAACTTCAGCCTACTTTGCCCGCGTGCAATTAGCCGCCGATCCCAAGGCCGGGGGACAAAACATCGGCGGTACCGATGTTGAACGGCCCAAGCCGCTTTACGAGATCGTTTCGGAGAAAAAGGACGGCGAAGTGACTCACGACCGTACCGGGCAGCCCGCCGTTCCGAAGTTCCCCTATCCAGCCGCGCATGAGGCCAAAGGAGACAGTCGGCGAGTCGAATTAGCCGCCTGGATTACTTCTCCCGACAATCCCTATTTTGCCCGAAGTTTTGTGAATCGGCTGTGGGGATATACTTTTGGGACCGGGATCATCGAGCCGATCGACGATATTCGTGCCGGGAATCCGCCGACCAATCCGGAACTGCTCGATTACCTCACCCGCGAGTTCATCCAGAGTAACTTCAATGTCCAGCACGTGCTGAAGTTGATCGTTTCCTCGCGGACTTATCAACTATCCATCGACACCAACAAGTGGAACGAAGACGACAAGATTAACTTTGCTCACGGAAATGCTAGGCGTTTACCGGCCGAAGTTCTCTTTGACGCGGTGCAGAGGGTCACGGGGGCGCAATCCCATTTCCCAGGCGTCAAAGCCGGTATTCGTGCCGCCGAACTGCCCGATAGCGGCATCGAACTGCCGGACGGTTTCCTCAATAATCTGGGCCGACCTGTTCGGGAAAGTGCCTGCGAGTGCGAACGCTCGGCTGGTTTGCAACTGGGGCCGGTGATGGCTCTGGTGAATGGCCGGACAATCGGCGATTCCATTGCCCAGGATAACAACGCCCTGGCGCAACTCGTCGCCAAAATTCCCGAGGATCGAAAGCTAATCGACGAACTCTTCCTGCGGATTCTGAATCGACCTCCCACTGCGAAGGAAGTCGACCAGACGATCGCGGCCTGGAATGAAATTGATGTCGATCATCAGACGTTGACCAAAGCGCTCGCCGCGTACGAAAAAGAACTGGCTCCGAAACGGGAGAAGGCCGAGCAGGATCGCCTGACTCAATTGGAGCGGGCGAAAAAAGAACTGGCCCAATACGAGCGGGAATTAGAGCCGATTCTGAAGAAACGCGAAGAAGAACGGCAGAAGAAGATTCAAGATATGGAAGCCAAATTCAACTCCTTCCAAAAGGACTACGAAAAGAAGATTTTCGAGATCGAGAAGAAATTCAAGGATGAAGTCGAATGGGTAATCCTCGATCCGAAGACCTTCGCGGGGGCGAAAGAAAATGTGAAGCTGACCAAGCTCGACGATAAATCCCTCTTGGCCGAAAAATCAGTCGCCAAGAGTAACTACAGCATTACTGCGGATACTAACCTGAAGGGGATCTCGGCCTTCCGATTAGAACTGTTAACCACGGAGAAAGCCCCCATGAAAGGACCCGGGTTCGGACCTGGGAATGGCAACTTCGTGCTGACCCAGTTCGAAGTTACCCTCGGAGAAGGGAAGGACGCCAAGAAACTCAAATTGAAGTCGGCCCAATCCGACTTCTCGCAGGATAACTTCACGGCGGCTTCTACGATCGATGGCCAAATCAATGGCGGTAAAGGTTGGGCGGCCGCACCGGCACTCGGCGTCGGGCACTGGATTACCTTCGAACTGGATAAGCCGATCGATCAGGACGGGCTGAAAACGCTGACCTTCAATTTGCTGCAACGCTTCGACGGAGGCAATCACTGTATCGCTCGTTTCCGACTATCGGCCGCGGTAGCCAAGAAGCCCGTGGGTTTGAGTATTTCCGAGGAGTGGAAGCAAATTTTGAAAACTCCTCTGGAAAAACGGAGTGCGGAACAGAAGCAGATGAGTTTGAAATACTTCCAACTCACCGACGTAAATTACCGAAATAAGGTCAATGAGATGAACCTGGCGAGACAACCCCTTCCGGTCGATGCCAAACTGAAAGAATTGAAAGACCGCGTCGAATTGGCGGGAAGACCCTTGCCGCAGGACGCGAAACTGGTTCAAATGAAGCAGGACTTCGAAATTAGTCAGCGACAGCTGGCTAATAAGCGACTGACGGGTGTCCAGGATTTGGCCTGGGCTCTGATCAACAGTCCGGCTTTTCTTTTTAACCGGTAA